A DNA window from Ranitomeya imitator isolate aRanImi1 chromosome 2, aRanImi1.pri, whole genome shotgun sequence contains the following coding sequences:
- the LOC138665480 gene encoding uncharacterized protein: MLSRTTVCSHRAPASTLDPSGAITQESATQGHIGRPHPSDPLSDHSGNSAPSTSTAASTGASAQPSLLEAAGQDLAFPLQHPSDPATSRPPSGSWRQRQRGPERSYAPEFLHLNAAFQSSFKILGEQVAAGFNMMQTRMSEHSSRLDRLHSDASHSPNNPSHSPNNLFFQSMLRSMEKLTLDQQMRVIQACQAGLVQVMSETQNPTPPHTATTTFPARSQFPARSQFPARSQYQTQAQFPAEAQYQTQSQYPTQSQFPSRPQNQMSSPMFSSLSNLSSSFLISFKPHIQALASSCRFQLKNISRIRTFLDHETTKTLVHALIISRLDYCNLLLSGLPSSTLAPLQSILNSAARLIHLSPRYSPASPLCQALHWLPIAQRLQFKTLTMTYKAIHNLTPPYICDMVSRYLPTRNLRSSHDLLLYSSLISSSHNRIQYFSRASPILWNSLPQHIRLSPTTETFKGT; encoded by the exons atgctgagtagaac CACAGTCTGTAGCCATCGGGCGCCTGCAtctaccttggacccctctggagcgatcactCAGGAGTCCGCCACCCAGGGCCACATCGgtagaccccacccctctgaccccttGTCTGACCATTCCGGTAActctgccccatccacttccaccgccgccagcactggagcatcagcgcagccttcgttacttgaagctgctggtcAAGACTTAGCGTTCCCTTTAcaacacccctctgatcctgccacctctagaccaccatcaggttcgtggcggcagcgacagaggggtccggaaaggagctatgctcctgagtttttgcatctgaatgcagccttccagagctctttcaaaattttgggagagcaagtggctGCTGGGTTCAACATGATGCAAACACGCATGAGTGaacacagcagtcgcttggatagactgcattcagatgcaagtcactCACCAAACAACCCAAGTCACTCACCAAACAACCTTTtctttcaatccatgctcaggagcatggaaaagctaactcttgaccagcagatgcgggtaattcaAGCCTGCCAAGCTGGTCTAGTGCAGGTCATGTCCGAAACCCAAaatcccacacctccccacacagccactacaaCTTTTCCAGCCCGGTCCCAATTTCCAGCCCGGTCCCAATTTCCAGCTCGGTCCCAATACCAAACCCAGGCCCAATTCCCAGCCGAGGCCCAATACCAAACACAGTCGCAATACccaacccagtcccaattcccatccCGGCCCCAAAACCAAATGTCTTCCCCAATGTTTTCTTCCTTGTCCAACTTATCTTCCTCATTCCtcatctctttcaagccacatatccaagcccttgcctcctcttgccgattccaactcaaaaacatttcccggatccgtacattccttgaccatgaaaccacaaaaacactagtgcatgcccttatcatctcccgccttgactactgcaacctcctactctctggcctcccttctagcactctggcaccactacaatccatcttaaactctgctgcccgactaatccacctgtctccccgttattccccagcctcccctctctgccaggcccttcactggcttcctattgcccagaggctacagttcaaaacactaacaatgacatacaaagccattcacaatctgactcctccatacatctgtgacatggtctcccgctacctacctacacgcaaccttcgatcatctcatgatctcctactctactcctctctcatctcttcctcccacaaccgcatccaatacttctcccgtgcttcccccatactctggaactctctaccccaacacatcaggctctcacctaccacggaaaccttcaaaggaacctga